A genomic region of Serratia fonticola contains the following coding sequences:
- the fdrA gene encoding acyl-CoA synthetase FdrA yields the protein MSVMHKVFANLYQDSVSLMQISAQIGQLPGIEQASVVMGTATNLAQLRDAGLDDGCKAGPNDLIIAVRGEATACSEALEIAHQRLNSKPQESASDGPRTPQLVSLEMAVEQQPDLNLALISVPGDYAAAEAIKALQLDMNVMLFSDNVSLEQEKQIKQLAQRKNRLVMGPDCGTAIINGLPLGFANVVNRGSIGIVGASGTGLQEVSCRIDQLGAGISQALGTGGHDLHEAIGGISMLHGLQALAADPATQVIVLISKPPARPVAERILERAQACGKPVVVNFLGAAPEAITRPGITAAATLADAAEIAVAQVKGNVVADPVTIIPPQDVQMLQQASVRLPATRRAIRGVFAGGTFCYEGQLLCQQQGFSAASNTPVAGNAKLADIWRSQGHTLIDMGDDDFTRGRPHPMIDPTLRNQRIVAELNDADTAVVLFDLVLGYGAAAEPATELLALLSQHDNQNGPVLIAHVCGTEADPQQRSRQVAALRQAGVLVAGCNAQAALWASQVAHIQAEKNGETA from the coding sequence ATGAGTGTAATGCATAAAGTTTTTGCCAATCTCTATCAGGACTCGGTTTCGCTGATGCAGATTTCGGCGCAGATCGGCCAACTGCCTGGTATCGAACAGGCCTCGGTGGTAATGGGAACGGCGACTAACCTCGCTCAACTGCGCGATGCCGGTTTGGACGATGGCTGTAAAGCGGGGCCGAACGATCTGATTATTGCCGTCCGGGGCGAGGCCACGGCCTGCAGCGAGGCGCTGGAGATAGCGCACCAGCGGCTCAACAGCAAACCGCAGGAAAGCGCTTCCGATGGCCCGCGAACCCCACAACTGGTGAGCCTGGAGATGGCTGTCGAGCAACAGCCCGACCTCAATCTGGCACTGATTTCCGTGCCGGGAGATTATGCGGCGGCAGAGGCCATCAAGGCTCTGCAGTTGGACATGAACGTGATGTTGTTCAGCGACAACGTCAGCCTGGAGCAGGAAAAGCAGATCAAGCAACTGGCTCAACGTAAAAACCGCCTGGTGATGGGGCCGGATTGTGGTACTGCCATTATCAATGGCTTGCCATTAGGGTTTGCCAACGTGGTGAACAGAGGTTCGATTGGCATTGTGGGGGCCTCGGGGACCGGTCTGCAGGAAGTGAGCTGCCGCATTGACCAGCTTGGTGCCGGGATTTCGCAGGCATTGGGCACTGGTGGACACGATCTGCATGAAGCGATAGGCGGGATTTCCATGCTGCACGGGTTGCAGGCGTTGGCTGCCGATCCCGCCACTCAGGTGATTGTATTGATTTCCAAACCCCCGGCGCGCCCGGTGGCAGAGCGTATTCTTGAACGGGCGCAGGCCTGTGGCAAACCGGTGGTGGTCAACTTCCTGGGGGCGGCTCCTGAAGCGATCACTCGCCCAGGGATCACCGCTGCGGCTACCTTGGCCGATGCCGCCGAGATTGCGGTAGCGCAGGTTAAGGGCAATGTAGTAGCCGATCCGGTGACCATCATCCCGCCCCAGGATGTGCAGATGCTACAGCAAGCCAGTGTGCGGTTGCCCGCCACACGCCGGGCCATTCGAGGCGTTTTTGCGGGAGGCACCTTCTGCTATGAAGGGCAGTTGTTATGCCAACAGCAAGGGTTCAGCGCCGCATCCAATACGCCGGTCGCCGGCAACGCCAAACTGGCCGATATCTGGCGTAGCCAAGGGCACACGCTGATTGACATGGGCGACGATGATTTTACCCGTGGCCGACCACACCCGATGATTGATCCCACCCTGCGTAACCAGCGCATTGTGGCTGAGTTGAACGATGCCGATACCGCCGTGGTGCTGTTTGATCTGGTACTGGGGTATGGCGCAGCCGCTGAGCCTGCGACCGAATTGCTGGCGCTGCTGAGTCAGCACGACAACCAGAATGGGCCGGTGTTGATTGCCCATGTCTGTGGTACTGAAGCCGATCCGCAACAACGTTCACGCCAGGTTGCGGCCTTGCGTCAGGCTGGCGTACTGGTTGCGGGTTGCAACGCCCAGGCGGCGCTGTGGGCCAGCCAGGTTGCTCATATTCAGGCTGAGAAAAACGGAGAAACAGCATGA
- the yigL gene encoding sugar/pyridoxal phosphate phosphatase YigL, translating to MYHVVASDLDGTLLSPDHTLTPYAKETLKLLTQRGVHFVFATGRHHIDVSQIRDNLGISAFMITSNGARVHNTAGELIFSHNLDEDIARDLYSMMHDNQDILTNVYRNDDWFMNRESPEQEEFFRESIFKYQLFEPGLLETDGVCKVYFTCDDHDKLLPLEDAINARWGDRVNVSFSFPTCLEVMAGGVSKGHALEEVAKIFGYSLKECIAFGDGMNDLEMLSMAGKGCIMRDAHQRLKDKLPDLEVIGSNVDDAVPHYLRKMFLA from the coding sequence ATGTATCACGTCGTTGCTTCCGATTTAGATGGCACATTGCTATCCCCCGATCATACCCTGACGCCCTATGCCAAAGAAACGCTGAAGTTGCTGACACAGCGTGGTGTGCACTTTGTTTTCGCAACGGGTCGCCACCATATCGACGTTTCCCAGATCCGCGATAATCTCGGCATCAGCGCCTTTATGATCACCTCCAACGGTGCGCGGGTGCACAACACCGCAGGCGAGCTGATCTTCAGCCACAACCTGGATGAAGATATTGCCCGCGATCTGTACAGCATGATGCATGATAATCAGGATATCCTGACCAACGTTTATCGCAACGACGATTGGTTCATGAACCGTGAAAGCCCGGAACAGGAAGAGTTCTTCCGGGAATCGATCTTTAAATACCAGCTGTTTGAGCCGGGCCTGCTGGAAACCGACGGCGTGTGCAAGGTGTATTTCACCTGTGACGATCACGATAAATTACTGCCGCTGGAGGATGCCATCAACGCACGCTGGGGCGATCGGGTTAACGTCAGCTTCTCGTTCCCTACCTGTCTGGAAGTGATGGCCGGTGGCGTATCGAAAGGCCATGCGCTGGAGGAAGTGGCCAAGATCTTCGGCTATTCGCTCAAAGAGTGCATCGCCTTTGGTGACGGTATGAACGATCTGGAAATGCTGTCGATGGCGGGGAAAGGCTGCATCATGCGTGATGCCCACCAGCGTCTGAAAGACAAACTGCCGGATCTGGAAGTGATTGGCTCCAACGTCGACGACGCTGTGCCTCACTACCTGCGCAAAATGTTCCTGGCATAA
- the arcC gene encoding carbamate kinase, whose amino-acid sequence MSRPLAVVAVGGNALIQNDRHNSIPDQYQAVMETVQHIAEMVEAGWDLVLTHGNGPQVGFILRRSELAAEEVAPVPLDYAVGDTQGAIGYMFQKALHNELQRRGIQRIVVALVTQTRVSADDAAFQHPSKPVGAFFDRQTALERQQKLGWTVMEDAGRGWRRTVPSPEPLEIMEREVIAQLLAQGCIVIACGGGGIPVVQDEHQQLRGVEAVIDKDLASALLAEQLGADLLMIPTGVEQVAINFGTPQQQWLDTLSIEQAQDLLLQGQFGAGSMQPKIEAILRFVINSKQQGKNGQGLITRPQAIKAALNHQTGTWITR is encoded by the coding sequence ATGAGCAGACCTTTAGCGGTGGTTGCCGTGGGGGGCAATGCGCTGATCCAGAACGATCGGCATAACAGCATCCCGGATCAGTATCAGGCGGTGATGGAGACCGTGCAACATATTGCCGAGATGGTTGAAGCGGGCTGGGATCTGGTACTGACGCACGGCAACGGCCCGCAGGTCGGTTTTATCCTGCGTCGTTCGGAACTGGCGGCAGAAGAGGTGGCACCGGTCCCGCTCGACTATGCCGTGGGCGATACACAGGGTGCGATTGGCTACATGTTCCAGAAGGCTTTGCATAACGAACTGCAGCGCCGGGGTATTCAGCGGATCGTCGTGGCATTGGTGACCCAAACCCGGGTCAGCGCAGATGATGCGGCCTTCCAGCATCCAAGCAAACCGGTAGGCGCTTTCTTCGATCGCCAGACGGCGCTGGAGCGCCAACAGAAGCTGGGTTGGACAGTGATGGAGGATGCGGGGCGTGGCTGGCGGCGTACGGTACCGTCGCCTGAGCCACTGGAGATCATGGAACGGGAAGTCATTGCTCAACTGTTGGCGCAGGGCTGCATCGTGATCGCCTGTGGCGGCGGTGGGATCCCGGTCGTACAGGATGAACATCAACAGCTACGAGGCGTGGAAGCGGTGATCGACAAGGATCTGGCTTCCGCCCTGTTGGCAGAACAACTGGGCGCGGATCTGTTGATGATCCCGACCGGTGTTGAACAGGTTGCGATTAATTTTGGCACGCCGCAGCAGCAGTGGCTGGATACCTTAAGTATTGAACAGGCGCAGGATTTACTGCTGCAGGGGCAGTTTGGCGCAGGCAGCATGCAGCCGAAAATCGAAGCCATCCTGCGGTTTGTCATCAACAGCAAGCAACAGGGAAAAAACGGTCAGGGGTTGATCACCCGCCCGCAGGCCATTAAAGCCGCACTGAATCACCAGACCGGCACCTGGATTACCCGCTAA
- a CDS encoding DUF2877 domain-containing protein, with protein MAVTAFSALSVGYLAASRLANHDRLQVHSCFQRSLNLRHPDGYLLPLLSGDFQDLPDAIRIPVSGEWDWRHHAQIGQLATFQQGTLQGGGWCIALGLAPRWQPAQRLPEANPLALLDTLSHYATLAWQLGQYCHQHHSESDVQLLPGMVQSGALRYPPPRIVTLGLTDSPEQLAGEVNALIGYGRGLTPDGDDYLLGYMAALWPWRKLPAIASHDSVMRRLIGSQLACTNDISRHYLARALEGHFSAPIDQLMSVLGSATSTTQVQAAALEVMQFGASSGVDCLAGILHGLRTLRSSL; from the coding sequence ATGGCAGTCACGGCGTTTTCGGCACTTTCTGTGGGTTATCTGGCGGCCAGCAGGTTAGCGAACCATGACCGGCTCCAGGTGCACAGCTGCTTTCAGCGTTCGTTAAATCTGCGTCACCCTGATGGCTATCTGTTGCCGCTACTGAGTGGGGATTTTCAAGATTTGCCGGATGCTATTCGCATCCCGGTCAGTGGCGAGTGGGATTGGCGCCATCATGCCCAGATTGGACAGCTGGCCACTTTTCAGCAGGGTACGTTGCAAGGGGGGGGCTGGTGCATTGCACTGGGGCTTGCCCCCCGCTGGCAGCCTGCGCAGCGCCTGCCGGAAGCAAACCCCCTTGCTTTGCTGGATACGTTGAGCCATTACGCCACGCTGGCGTGGCAACTCGGTCAGTATTGCCACCAGCATCACAGCGAAAGCGATGTGCAGTTGTTGCCCGGCATGGTGCAAAGCGGTGCATTACGCTACCCGCCGCCACGGATCGTAACGCTTGGGCTGACAGATAGCCCAGAGCAGTTGGCAGGAGAAGTGAACGCCCTGATTGGTTATGGGCGTGGGCTGACGCCAGATGGTGATGACTATCTCTTGGGCTATATGGCGGCACTGTGGCCGTGGCGGAAGCTTCCTGCTATTGCCAGCCATGACAGCGTCATGCGTCGTCTTATCGGCAGCCAACTGGCCTGCACCAACGATATCAGTCGGCATTATCTGGCACGCGCCTTAGAGGGCCACTTCTCGGCCCCGATCGACCAACTGATGTCAGTGTTGGGTTCCGCGACCTCCACCACACAGGTGCAGGCTGCGGCGCTGGAAGTGATGCAGTTTGGCGCTTCGTCCGGTGTGGATTGTTTAGCCGGGATATTACATGGCTTGAGAACGCTGCGAAGTTCGCTCTGA
- a CDS encoding DUF1116 domain-containing protein → MNPLFQQPLKVVNAGLAGFADNLQQALGDVVALHWQPPAMGNVQAGLDLAALIRHPLVEQANQIAFERYLSAQPVLIDVMSAGEAIAAMAQRKLILHSGPPIAWPEMCGPVKGAIIGAILFEGWANDHQAAERLIVDGLVALEPCHHHQAVGPMAGIISPSMPVWVIENKTNGQRAFSNFNEGLGKVLRFGANNEEVLQRLHWMKQELAPALKAAVRQIGELELKPLMAQALHMGDEVHNRNSAATGLLIKRLVPALLACNLPLETLQRAVAFITGNDHFFLNLSMAACKAMMDAATGVPYSSMVTVMARNGVNFGIRLSGTGDRWFQAPANAVEGLFFPGYGVDDAAADLGDSAITETAGVGGFAMASSPAIVKFVGGTPADATNNSRRMQAITVGANPAFTLPALNFAPTAAGIDARKVADRQILPVINTGIAHKQAGVGQIGAGITTAPMPCFVEAIQALAQSLPTGEPT, encoded by the coding sequence ATGAACCCATTATTTCAGCAGCCACTGAAAGTGGTTAACGCCGGGTTGGCCGGATTTGCCGATAACTTGCAACAGGCGCTGGGCGACGTTGTCGCTCTGCACTGGCAACCGCCCGCGATGGGTAACGTCCAGGCTGGACTGGATCTGGCGGCGTTGATCCGCCACCCGTTGGTGGAACAAGCCAATCAGATCGCGTTTGAACGTTACCTGAGCGCACAGCCGGTGCTTATCGATGTGATGAGCGCGGGGGAAGCCATCGCTGCCATGGCTCAACGCAAGCTGATCCTGCACTCTGGGCCGCCGATTGCCTGGCCAGAAATGTGTGGTCCGGTGAAGGGCGCAATCATTGGTGCGATCCTGTTCGAAGGTTGGGCAAATGACCATCAAGCCGCCGAGCGCCTGATCGTCGACGGCCTGGTTGCACTGGAACCTTGCCATCATCATCAGGCGGTTGGGCCGATGGCCGGGATCATCAGCCCGTCGATGCCAGTGTGGGTGATTGAGAATAAAACCAACGGCCAGCGGGCGTTCAGCAATTTCAACGAAGGGTTGGGCAAGGTACTGCGCTTCGGAGCCAACAATGAAGAAGTCTTGCAACGCCTGCACTGGATGAAGCAAGAGCTGGCTCCCGCATTGAAAGCGGCGGTGCGTCAGATTGGGGAGCTGGAGCTGAAACCGCTGATGGCGCAGGCGTTGCACATGGGGGATGAGGTCCACAACCGTAATTCTGCGGCAACGGGGCTGTTGATTAAACGTCTGGTGCCCGCCTTGCTGGCCTGCAACCTGCCGCTGGAAACGCTACAGCGTGCGGTGGCGTTTATTACGGGTAACGATCACTTCTTCCTCAATCTGTCGATGGCGGCGTGTAAAGCCATGATGGATGCCGCTACCGGCGTGCCATACAGTTCGATGGTCACGGTGATGGCGCGCAACGGGGTCAATTTCGGTATTCGTTTGTCCGGCACCGGCGATCGTTGGTTCCAGGCACCCGCCAACGCGGTTGAAGGGTTGTTCTTCCCGGGCTACGGCGTTGACGATGCCGCAGCGGATCTGGGGGACAGCGCTATCACCGAAACCGCTGGCGTGGGCGGCTTTGCCATGGCGTCCTCACCGGCCATCGTGAAATTTGTCGGTGGAACACCGGCCGATGCCACCAACAACAGCCGTCGTATGCAGGCGATCACCGTGGGGGCCAACCCGGCGTTTACCTTGCCCGCACTGAACTTTGCGCCAACGGCGGCGGGGATCGATGCCCGTAAAGTGGCCGATCGCCAGATACTGCCGGTGATTAATACCGGTATTGCCCATAAGCAGGCCGGCGTCGGGCAGATTGGCGCCGGTATTACTACCGCACCGATGCCTTGTTTTGTTGAGGCGATCCAGGCCCTGGCCCAGTCGCTACCCACAGGAGAGCCAACATGA
- the rhtB gene encoding homoserine/homoserine lactone efflux protein, with protein sequence MTLDWWLTYLLTTLILSLSPGSGAINTMSTAISHGYRGAAASIAGLQSGLSIHIVLVGMGLGAVISQSLLAFELLKWFGAAYLVWLGIQQWRAAGALDLHTLAGTLPRRHLFRRAVLVNLTNPKSIVFLAALFPQFIMPNQPQAEQYVILGVTTVVVDIIVMIGYATLATRIAGWLKTPRQMQLLNRVFGSLFILVAGLLATARKA encoded by the coding sequence ATGACCTTAGACTGGTGGTTAACCTATCTGCTGACAACGCTAATCCTCAGTCTTTCTCCCGGTTCAGGCGCCATCAACACCATGAGTACCGCCATAAGTCATGGCTACCGTGGGGCGGCTGCGTCAATCGCTGGATTACAGTCAGGACTGAGCATCCATATCGTGCTGGTGGGAATGGGTCTGGGAGCCGTGATCTCTCAGTCGCTGCTGGCCTTTGAACTGCTGAAATGGTTTGGGGCCGCCTATCTGGTATGGCTAGGCATTCAGCAATGGCGCGCCGCTGGCGCGTTGGATTTGCATACGCTGGCAGGTACCCTGCCACGCCGCCACTTATTCCGCCGTGCCGTGTTGGTCAATCTGACCAACCCCAAAAGCATCGTATTCCTGGCAGCACTGTTCCCGCAGTTTATCATGCCCAACCAGCCGCAGGCTGAGCAGTATGTCATTCTCGGCGTCACCACGGTGGTGGTAGATATCATTGTGATGATTGGCTATGCCACGCTGGCAACGCGTATTGCCGGTTGGCTGAAAACACCGCGCCAGATGCAGTTACTGAACCGCGTTTTTGGCTCGCTGTTTATTCTGGTGGCGGGATTGTTGGCGACGGCAAGAAAGGCGTGA
- a CDS encoding glutamyl-tRNA amidotransferase, with product MSLTTLVAVNGTLMRGLELNGNMIAAGGVFIREDQTDAHYRLWSINDRHPGMIRVMEGGVSVALELWQLPMASFATLLLSEPAGLAIGKVKLLDGSEVLGVLAEPWLVAGQKEITEHGGWRQYTGEAFTG from the coding sequence ATGAGTTTGACAACATTGGTCGCCGTTAATGGCACCTTGATGCGCGGTCTGGAACTGAACGGCAACATGATTGCAGCGGGCGGCGTTTTTATCCGTGAAGACCAGACCGATGCCCATTACCGGCTGTGGAGTATTAACGATCGTCACCCTGGCATGATTCGGGTGATGGAAGGCGGCGTTTCTGTCGCATTGGAACTTTGGCAACTGCCTATGGCGTCGTTTGCCACTTTGTTACTGAGTGAACCGGCAGGGTTGGCGATCGGCAAGGTGAAATTGCTCGACGGCAGTGAAGTGTTGGGCGTACTGGCGGAACCCTGGCTGGTGGCTGGGCAAAAGGAAATCACCGAGCACGGCGGTTGGCGCCAGTATACCGGAGAAGCCTTTACCGGTTGA
- a CDS encoding cysteine hydrolase family protein, with product MTQKTFHAEPFALPFDTASTALVMIDMQKDFVEPGGFGEALGNDVSLVRSAIEPCKRVLDAARGQGLLVIHTREGHRDDLSDCPPAKLTRGGQTFIGTHGPMGRILVRGEAGHDIIPELYPQAGEPVIDKPGKGAFYQTDLHLILQNHGIKTLIVCGVTTEVCVNTTVREANDRGYECIIPQDCVGSYFPEFQKYALEMIKAQGAIFGWVSDASAIVAGLQD from the coding sequence ATGACACAGAAAACTTTTCACGCAGAACCCTTCGCTTTACCGTTCGATACTGCCAGCACTGCACTGGTGATGATTGATATGCAGAAAGATTTTGTTGAACCGGGTGGCTTTGGTGAAGCACTGGGTAATGACGTTTCTTTGGTTCGCAGTGCCATTGAACCTTGCAAGCGGGTGCTGGATGCCGCTCGTGGTCAGGGATTGCTGGTGATCCACACCCGTGAAGGCCATCGTGACGACCTTAGCGACTGCCCTCCGGCCAAATTAACCCGTGGTGGACAGACCTTTATCGGTACCCATGGGCCGATGGGGCGCATTCTGGTACGAGGCGAAGCTGGCCACGACATTATTCCCGAGCTCTATCCGCAGGCTGGCGAACCGGTGATCGATAAGCCAGGAAAAGGTGCGTTCTACCAGACCGATCTGCATCTGATCCTGCAAAACCACGGCATCAAGACGCTGATTGTTTGTGGCGTGACCACCGAAGTGTGTGTGAACACCACGGTGCGTGAAGCCAACGACCGTGGCTATGAATGCATTATCCCACAGGACTGCGTCGGCTCTTACTTCCCTGAATTCCAGAAGTATGCGCTGGAGATGATCAAAGCCCAGGGCGCGATTTTTGGCTGGGTCAGTGATGCGAGTGCCATTGTGGCGGGTTTGCAGGACTGA
- the pldB gene encoding lysophospholipase L2, with protein sequence MTSFTLSSDDWLNREKQFSAFATGPLLDFWRQREESEFVGVGGVPIRFVRFSSPQHQRVVVVSPGRIESYIKYPEVAYDLFHRGYDVMIIDHRGQGRSGRMLADPHRGHVVDFADYVDDFAQFYHQHVLPLGYRQHVALAHSMGGAILAQFLAREPQAFAAAALCAPMFGIYLPMPGWMANHILNWTEKRPTLRDYYAVGTGQWRPLPYVVNVLTHSRERYRRSLRYYADSPELQVGGPTYHWVRESIQAGQQIIAQAAKIVTPILLLQAGEDRVVDNRSHWAFCQALSDAGHPCEGGVPRVIKGARHEILFERDTMRAEALDAILRFFAQYLGGTVAADNSIRG encoded by the coding sequence ATGACATCGTTCACTCTCAGTTCCGATGACTGGTTAAACCGTGAAAAGCAGTTTTCTGCTTTTGCTACCGGGCCGTTGCTGGATTTCTGGCGGCAGCGAGAGGAAAGCGAATTCGTGGGTGTCGGTGGGGTGCCAATCCGTTTTGTGCGCTTTAGTTCACCACAGCATCAGCGTGTGGTGGTGGTGAGCCCAGGGCGCATCGAAAGCTATATCAAATATCCGGAAGTGGCTTACGATCTGTTTCATCGCGGTTATGACGTGATGATCATCGATCACCGTGGCCAAGGACGTTCTGGCCGCATGCTGGCAGATCCGCACCGTGGTCATGTGGTAGACTTCGCCGATTACGTCGACGATTTCGCTCAGTTCTACCATCAACACGTTTTACCGCTGGGGTATCGGCAGCATGTCGCGCTGGCGCACTCCATGGGCGGCGCAATTCTTGCCCAGTTTCTGGCACGCGAGCCGCAGGCGTTTGCGGCGGCGGCCTTATGTGCCCCGATGTTTGGTATTTATCTGCCGATGCCGGGCTGGATGGCTAACCATATTCTAAACTGGACGGAGAAGCGCCCGACGCTACGAGACTATTATGCCGTCGGGACCGGGCAATGGCGGCCATTACCCTACGTGGTGAATGTGCTGACCCATAGCCGTGAGCGTTATCGACGCAGCCTGCGTTATTATGCCGACTCCCCCGAACTGCAGGTAGGCGGGCCCACGTATCATTGGGTGCGGGAAAGTATTCAGGCTGGGCAGCAGATCATTGCGCAAGCCGCTAAAATAGTGACACCGATTTTATTATTGCAGGCCGGTGAGGATCGGGTCGTCGACAACCGTTCCCATTGGGCTTTTTGTCAGGCACTGTCAGACGCGGGGCACCCTTGTGAAGGGGGCGTACCGCGGGTTATCAAAGGCGCTCGCCATGAGATCCTGTTCGAGCGGGACACGATGCGCGCCGAGGCACTGGACGCAATCCTGCGTTTCTTTGCTCAGTATTTAGGTGGCACTGTTGCTGCCGACAACTCCATCAGAGGTTAA
- a CDS encoding cytosine permease, which translates to MRKTDENINTASGFHIAMILLGIAVTPVLLSSSSLGSQLSRSGLITVVALGGLILTILAAITISVGEKARLPTYGIVKYPFGERGAIAINILMAISLFGWIAVTANMFGHSVHDLLAQHGMNLPTPLLVAAGCCIFVASTAFGFAVLGKVAQIAVPIIALVLCYILYVATHGQAELVQSVGSMEIGVAVSTVVGTIIVLVATLPDFGSFVHNRKHALIAASITFLVAYPLLYWVGATPSALSGQGSLLAAMAAFGSVLPAALLLIFACITGNAGNMFQGTLVVSTLLTRFPKWQITLALGILSAIVGSMDIMGWFIPFLLFLGIATPPVAGIYIADFFLYRRHGYQEDVLAAEPQIKLLTFVAWVAGSAVGFMTVKGMFTLTTIPSVDSILVACVGYALLSRIGR; encoded by the coding sequence ATGCGTAAAACAGACGAAAACATCAATACCGCCTCTGGTTTTCATATCGCGATGATTCTACTGGGGATTGCGGTTACCCCGGTGCTGCTGTCTTCTTCCAGCCTGGGTAGCCAGCTATCCCGTTCGGGTTTGATCACCGTTGTGGCATTAGGTGGCCTGATCCTGACGATTTTGGCGGCAATTACTATCAGCGTGGGTGAAAAGGCCCGTCTGCCGACTTACGGCATCGTGAAGTATCCGTTCGGTGAGCGTGGGGCGATTGCCATCAATATCCTGATGGCGATCAGCCTGTTTGGCTGGATTGCCGTAACGGCCAATATGTTCGGCCATTCGGTTCACGATCTGCTGGCACAGCATGGCATGAACTTGCCAACGCCGCTGCTGGTCGCCGCTGGGTGCTGTATTTTCGTTGCTTCCACAGCCTTTGGTTTTGCGGTGTTAGGCAAAGTGGCGCAAATTGCCGTGCCGATTATTGCGCTGGTGCTGTGCTATATCCTGTATGTGGCGACGCACGGCCAGGCTGAGCTGGTGCAGAGCGTGGGCAGTATGGAGATCGGCGTGGCGGTCTCTACCGTGGTTGGGACGATTATTGTGCTGGTGGCCACGTTGCCGGACTTTGGCAGCTTTGTGCATAACCGCAAACATGCGCTGATCGCGGCATCCATCACTTTCCTGGTCGCTTATCCTTTGCTGTACTGGGTGGGGGCAACGCCGAGTGCTCTGAGCGGCCAAGGCTCTCTGCTGGCGGCGATGGCGGCATTTGGCTCGGTATTGCCAGCGGCGCTGTTGCTGATTTTCGCCTGTATCACCGGAAACGCGGGCAATATGTTCCAGGGGACATTGGTGGTTTCAACCCTGCTGACTCGCTTCCCTAAATGGCAGATCACTCTGGCATTGGGTATCCTTTCAGCCATTGTTGGCAGCATGGATATCATGGGCTGGTTTATTCCGTTCCTGCTGTTCCTGGGCATCGCCACGCCGCCGGTGGCCGGTATCTATATTGCCGACTTTTTCCTTTATCGTCGTCACGGCTATCAGGAAGACGTGCTGGCCGCTGAGCCACAGATCAAACTGCTGACTTTCGTCGCTTGGGTCGCCGGTTCCGCAGTCGGTTTTATGACCGTCAAAGGCATGTTCACGCTGACCACCATTCCTTCTGTGGACTCCATTCTGGTGGCTTGCGTGGGTTATGCATTACTAAGCAGGATCGGTCGGTAA